From a region of the Parus major isolate Abel chromosome 6, Parus_major1.1, whole genome shotgun sequence genome:
- the A1CF gene encoding APOBEC1 complementation factor isoform X1: MESNHKSGDGLTGTQKEAALRALIQRTGYNLIQENGQRKYGGPPPGWDGPPPERGCEIFIGKLPRDLFEDELIPLCEKIGKIYEMRMMMDFNGNNRGYAFVTFSNKQEAKNAIKTLNNYEIRNGRLLGVCASVDNCRLFVGGIPKTKKREEILAEMKKVTDGVVDVIVYPSAADKTKNRGFAFVEYENHRAAAMARRKLLPGRIQLWGHPIAVDWAEPEVEVDEDTMSSVKILYVRNLMLSTTEETIEKEFSSIKPGAVERVKKIRDYAFVHFNKREHAVEAMKALNGKVLDGSPIEVTLAKPVDKDSYVRYTRGTGGRTPVLQGDYTYTLGHLYDPAAAYLGTPVFYAPQAYAAIPNLHFPAAKGLGNRSILRPPSVREIYMNVPVGAAGVRGLGGRGYLAFPSLGRGYHLKGDKRGEEKLYDLLPGMELTPMNHVTLKPQGIKLAPQILEEICQKNNWGQPVYQLHSAIGQDQRQLFLYKITIPALASQNPTIHPFTPPKLSAYIDEAKTYAAEYTLQTLGIPVEGAEVPPAAPAFPGYTIANAAAAVTATQLKQAVTMGQDLATYAAYEAYPAFAVATRSDGYGAF; encoded by the exons ATGGAATCAAATCACAAATCCGGGGATGGATTGACCGGCACACAGAAAGAAGCCGCCCTCCGTGCGTTAATTCAGCGAACAGGATATAATTTGATCCAG GAAAATGGGCAGAGGAAATATGGGGGCCCACCACCAGGCTGGGATGGCCCTCCACCAGAGAGGGGCTGTGAGATCTTCATTGGAAAACTGCCCCGAGACCTCTTTGAGGATGAGCTTATCCCCCTCTGTGAAAAG ATTGGCAAAATCTATgagatgaggatgatgatggaCTTCAATGGCAACAACAGGGGCTACGCCTTTGTGACCTTCTCCAATAAACAGGAGGCCAAGAATGCAATAAAGACACTCAATAATTATGAAATCAG GAACGGGAGGCTCCTGGGGGTCTGTGCCAGTGTGGACAACTGCCGTCTGTTCGTGGGGGGCATCCCCAAAACCAAGAAGAGGGAGGAAATCCTAGCAGAGATGAAGAAGGTCACGGACGGCGTCGTGGACGTCATCGTCTACCCCAGTGCAGCCGATAAAACCAAGAACAGGGGCTTTGCTTTCGTGGAGTACGAGAACCACCGGGCAGCAGCCATGGCCAGGAGGAAGCTGCTCCCAG GAAGGATCCAGCTGTGGGGCCACCCCATTGCCGTGGACTGGGCAGAGCCAGAGGTGGAGGTGGATGAGGACACCATGTCCTCAGTGAAAATCCTCTACGTGAGGAACCTCATGCTCTCGACCACCGAGGAGACCATAGAGAAGGAGTTCAGCAGCATCAAACCAG GTGCAGTGGAGAGAGTAAAGAAAATTAGAGACTACGCCTTTGTGCACTTTAATAAAAGAGAACACGCAGTGGAGGCCATGAAAGCCTTGAATGGGAAG GTGCTGGACGGCTCCCCAATCGAGGTGACGCTGGCCAAGCCGGTGGACAAGGACAGCTACGTGAGGTACACGCGTGGCACGGGCGGCAGGACCCCGGTGCTGCAGGGGGACTACACCTACACGCTGGGCCACCTCTACGACCCCGCCGCCGCCTACCTGGGCACCCCGGTCTTCTACGCGCCCCAGGCCTACGCGGCCATCCCCAACCTGCACTTCCCCGCCGCCAAGGGGCTCGGCAACAGGAGCATCCTCCGGCCCCCCTCCGTCCGAG AAATTTACATGAATGTACCTGTAGGGGCTGCGGGCGTCCGAGGCCTGGGAGGCCGCGGCTACCTGGCGTTCCCGAGCCTGGGGCGCGGATACCACCTCAAGGGAGACaagaggggagaggaaaagctCTACGAcctcctgccagggatggagctcaCCCCCATGAACCACGTCACGCTAAAGCCCCAAGGGATCAAACTTGCCCCTCAG atCTTAGAAGAAATCTGCCAGAAAAACAACTGGGGACAGCCTGTGTACCAGCTCCACTCTGCCATCGGCCAGGATCAAAGACAGCTCTTCCTCTACAAAATCACCATCCCTGCCCTTGCCAGCCAGAACCCCACCAT ACACCCCTTCACACCACCCAAGCTCAGCGCCTACATCGACGAGGCCAAGACCTACGCGGCAGAGTACACCCTGCAGACCCTGGGCATCCCCGTGGAGGGGGCAGAGgtgcctcctgcagcaccagctttTCCAG gATACACCATCGCCAACGCAGCTGCCGCTGTCACAGCCACTCAGCTCAAGCAAGCAGTGACAATGGGACAAGATTTGGCCACGTACGCGGCCTACGAGGCCTATCCTGCCTTCGCGGTCGCCACACGGAGCGACGGCTACGGAGCCTTTTAA
- the A1CF gene encoding APOBEC1 complementation factor isoform X2, with protein MESNHKSGDGLTGTQKEAALRALIQRTGYNLIQENGQRKYGGPPPGWDGPPPERGCEIFIGKLPRDLFEDELIPLCEKIGKIYEMRMMMDFNGNNRGYAFVTFSNKQEAKNAIKTLNNYEIRNGRLLGVCASVDNCRLFVGGIPKTKKREEILAEMKKVTDGVVDVIVYPSAADKTKNRGFAFVEYENHRAAAMARRKLLPGRIQLWGHPIAVDWAEPEVEVDEDTMSSVKILYVRNLMLSTTEETIEKEFSSIKPGAVERVKKIRDYAFVHFNKREHAVEAMKALNGKVLDGSPIEVTLAKPVDKDSYVRYTRGTGGRTPVLQGDYTYTLGHLYDPAAAYLGTPVFYAPQAYAAIPNLHFPAAKGLGNRSILRPPSVRGAAGVRGLGGRGYLAFPSLGRGYHLKGDKRGEEKLYDLLPGMELTPMNHVTLKPQGIKLAPQILEEICQKNNWGQPVYQLHSAIGQDQRQLFLYKITIPALASQNPTIHPFTPPKLSAYIDEAKTYAAEYTLQTLGIPVEGAEVPPAAPAFPGYTIANAAAAVTATQLKQAVTMGQDLATYAAYEAYPAFAVATRSDGYGAF; from the exons ATGGAATCAAATCACAAATCCGGGGATGGATTGACCGGCACACAGAAAGAAGCCGCCCTCCGTGCGTTAATTCAGCGAACAGGATATAATTTGATCCAG GAAAATGGGCAGAGGAAATATGGGGGCCCACCACCAGGCTGGGATGGCCCTCCACCAGAGAGGGGCTGTGAGATCTTCATTGGAAAACTGCCCCGAGACCTCTTTGAGGATGAGCTTATCCCCCTCTGTGAAAAG ATTGGCAAAATCTATgagatgaggatgatgatggaCTTCAATGGCAACAACAGGGGCTACGCCTTTGTGACCTTCTCCAATAAACAGGAGGCCAAGAATGCAATAAAGACACTCAATAATTATGAAATCAG GAACGGGAGGCTCCTGGGGGTCTGTGCCAGTGTGGACAACTGCCGTCTGTTCGTGGGGGGCATCCCCAAAACCAAGAAGAGGGAGGAAATCCTAGCAGAGATGAAGAAGGTCACGGACGGCGTCGTGGACGTCATCGTCTACCCCAGTGCAGCCGATAAAACCAAGAACAGGGGCTTTGCTTTCGTGGAGTACGAGAACCACCGGGCAGCAGCCATGGCCAGGAGGAAGCTGCTCCCAG GAAGGATCCAGCTGTGGGGCCACCCCATTGCCGTGGACTGGGCAGAGCCAGAGGTGGAGGTGGATGAGGACACCATGTCCTCAGTGAAAATCCTCTACGTGAGGAACCTCATGCTCTCGACCACCGAGGAGACCATAGAGAAGGAGTTCAGCAGCATCAAACCAG GTGCAGTGGAGAGAGTAAAGAAAATTAGAGACTACGCCTTTGTGCACTTTAATAAAAGAGAACACGCAGTGGAGGCCATGAAAGCCTTGAATGGGAAG GTGCTGGACGGCTCCCCAATCGAGGTGACGCTGGCCAAGCCGGTGGACAAGGACAGCTACGTGAGGTACACGCGTGGCACGGGCGGCAGGACCCCGGTGCTGCAGGGGGACTACACCTACACGCTGGGCCACCTCTACGACCCCGCCGCCGCCTACCTGGGCACCCCGGTCTTCTACGCGCCCCAGGCCTACGCGGCCATCCCCAACCTGCACTTCCCCGCCGCCAAGGGGCTCGGCAACAGGAGCATCCTCCGGCCCCCCTCCGTCCGAG GGGCTGCGGGCGTCCGAGGCCTGGGAGGCCGCGGCTACCTGGCGTTCCCGAGCCTGGGGCGCGGATACCACCTCAAGGGAGACaagaggggagaggaaaagctCTACGAcctcctgccagggatggagctcaCCCCCATGAACCACGTCACGCTAAAGCCCCAAGGGATCAAACTTGCCCCTCAG atCTTAGAAGAAATCTGCCAGAAAAACAACTGGGGACAGCCTGTGTACCAGCTCCACTCTGCCATCGGCCAGGATCAAAGACAGCTCTTCCTCTACAAAATCACCATCCCTGCCCTTGCCAGCCAGAACCCCACCAT ACACCCCTTCACACCACCCAAGCTCAGCGCCTACATCGACGAGGCCAAGACCTACGCGGCAGAGTACACCCTGCAGACCCTGGGCATCCCCGTGGAGGGGGCAGAGgtgcctcctgcagcaccagctttTCCAG gATACACCATCGCCAACGCAGCTGCCGCTGTCACAGCCACTCAGCTCAAGCAAGCAGTGACAATGGGACAAGATTTGGCCACGTACGCGGCCTACGAGGCCTATCCTGCCTTCGCGGTCGCCACACGGAGCGACGGCTACGGAGCCTTTTAA
- the A1CF gene encoding APOBEC1 complementation factor isoform X3: MRMMMDFNGNNRGYAFVTFSNKQEAKNAIKTLNNYEIRNGRLLGVCASVDNCRLFVGGIPKTKKREEILAEMKKVTDGVVDVIVYPSAADKTKNRGFAFVEYENHRAAAMARRKLLPGRIQLWGHPIAVDWAEPEVEVDEDTMSSVKILYVRNLMLSTTEETIEKEFSSIKPGAVERVKKIRDYAFVHFNKREHAVEAMKALNGKVLDGSPIEVTLAKPVDKDSYVRYTRGTGGRTPVLQGDYTYTLGHLYDPAAAYLGTPVFYAPQAYAAIPNLHFPAAKGLGNRSILRPPSVREIYMNVPVGAAGVRGLGGRGYLAFPSLGRGYHLKGDKRGEEKLYDLLPGMELTPMNHVTLKPQGIKLAPQILEEICQKNNWGQPVYQLHSAIGQDQRQLFLYKITIPALASQNPTIHPFTPPKLSAYIDEAKTYAAEYTLQTLGIPVEGAEVPPAAPAFPGYTIANAAAAVTATQLKQAVTMGQDLATYAAYEAYPAFAVATRSDGYGAF, encoded by the exons atgaggatgatgatggaCTTCAATGGCAACAACAGGGGCTACGCCTTTGTGACCTTCTCCAATAAACAGGAGGCCAAGAATGCAATAAAGACACTCAATAATTATGAAATCAG GAACGGGAGGCTCCTGGGGGTCTGTGCCAGTGTGGACAACTGCCGTCTGTTCGTGGGGGGCATCCCCAAAACCAAGAAGAGGGAGGAAATCCTAGCAGAGATGAAGAAGGTCACGGACGGCGTCGTGGACGTCATCGTCTACCCCAGTGCAGCCGATAAAACCAAGAACAGGGGCTTTGCTTTCGTGGAGTACGAGAACCACCGGGCAGCAGCCATGGCCAGGAGGAAGCTGCTCCCAG GAAGGATCCAGCTGTGGGGCCACCCCATTGCCGTGGACTGGGCAGAGCCAGAGGTGGAGGTGGATGAGGACACCATGTCCTCAGTGAAAATCCTCTACGTGAGGAACCTCATGCTCTCGACCACCGAGGAGACCATAGAGAAGGAGTTCAGCAGCATCAAACCAG GTGCAGTGGAGAGAGTAAAGAAAATTAGAGACTACGCCTTTGTGCACTTTAATAAAAGAGAACACGCAGTGGAGGCCATGAAAGCCTTGAATGGGAAG GTGCTGGACGGCTCCCCAATCGAGGTGACGCTGGCCAAGCCGGTGGACAAGGACAGCTACGTGAGGTACACGCGTGGCACGGGCGGCAGGACCCCGGTGCTGCAGGGGGACTACACCTACACGCTGGGCCACCTCTACGACCCCGCCGCCGCCTACCTGGGCACCCCGGTCTTCTACGCGCCCCAGGCCTACGCGGCCATCCCCAACCTGCACTTCCCCGCCGCCAAGGGGCTCGGCAACAGGAGCATCCTCCGGCCCCCCTCCGTCCGAG AAATTTACATGAATGTACCTGTAGGGGCTGCGGGCGTCCGAGGCCTGGGAGGCCGCGGCTACCTGGCGTTCCCGAGCCTGGGGCGCGGATACCACCTCAAGGGAGACaagaggggagaggaaaagctCTACGAcctcctgccagggatggagctcaCCCCCATGAACCACGTCACGCTAAAGCCCCAAGGGATCAAACTTGCCCCTCAG atCTTAGAAGAAATCTGCCAGAAAAACAACTGGGGACAGCCTGTGTACCAGCTCCACTCTGCCATCGGCCAGGATCAAAGACAGCTCTTCCTCTACAAAATCACCATCCCTGCCCTTGCCAGCCAGAACCCCACCAT ACACCCCTTCACACCACCCAAGCTCAGCGCCTACATCGACGAGGCCAAGACCTACGCGGCAGAGTACACCCTGCAGACCCTGGGCATCCCCGTGGAGGGGGCAGAGgtgcctcctgcagcaccagctttTCCAG gATACACCATCGCCAACGCAGCTGCCGCTGTCACAGCCACTCAGCTCAAGCAAGCAGTGACAATGGGACAAGATTTGGCCACGTACGCGGCCTACGAGGCCTATCCTGCCTTCGCGGTCGCCACACGGAGCGACGGCTACGGAGCCTTTTAA